In a genomic window of Meleagris gallopavo isolate NT-WF06-2002-E0010 breed Aviagen turkey brand Nicholas breeding stock chromosome 1, Turkey_5.1, whole genome shotgun sequence:
- the LOC104913849 gene encoding proton myo-inositol cotransporter-like encodes MTVPVYIAEVAPPHLRGRLVTINTLFITGGQFFASVVDGLFSYLVKDGWRYMLGLSAVPAVIQFFGFLFLPESPRWLIQKGQTQRARRILSQMRGNQAIDEEYDSIKNNIEEEEKKLEQVCCECLLASLSVIEEMK; translated from the exons ATGACAGTGCCTGTGTACATCGCAGAAGTTGCTCCGCCGCACTTAAGAGGCAGATTAGTCACCATTAACACCCTGTTCATCACTGGAGGGCAGTTTTTTGCAAGCGTCGTGGATGGACTGTTCAGCTACCTCGTGAAGGATGGATGGAG gTACATGTTGGGGCTGtcagctgtgccagcagttATACAGTTTTTTGGTTTCCTGTTTCTCCCTGAAAGCCCCCGCTGGCTGATTCAGAAAGGCCAGACTCAGAGAGCAAGGAGGATTCTGTCTCAGATGCGTGGCAACCAGGCAATCGATGAGGAGTATGACAGTATCAAAAACAACattgaagaagaagaaaagaagttggAGCAGGTATGCTGTGAATGCTTGTTGGCATCTCTGTCAGTCATTGAAGAgatgaaatga